The following DNA comes from bacterium.
ATGCATCGGAGGCACCTCTGAGCCAAGATGATGTCGAGCCGGGGACGTCCTGCTGGAGCGATGGCTGAGAGAGAGTAGCCGAAACCGCATCTTTTCGCAAATCTCAGAATCGAGATCCTGGCTAGGGCCTCCTGGTCCTCGATTGCCTAAGATTGTTCAACCAAAGCATTGACAATCTCAATTCCACATAGCTAGAATGTGTCTGAAAGTGAGGTACGCATGGATATCGCCAAGGCTGTTTGCCCGGGCTGCGGGCAGGCGATGCGGATCCGCCAGCTCCACTGCGAGCCTTGCGGCCTGAACCTGGACGGGGATTTCGAGGTGTCCGCCCTGGCCCGCCTCAGCCTGGAGGAGCAGGTCTTCCTGACCGCCTTCCTGCGCCAGCACGGCAACATCCGGCGCATGGAGCGGCTCTTCGGGATCAGCTACCCCACCGTCAAGAACCGCCTGAACGCGCTCGCGGCCAAGCTGGACCGCCAGTTCAAGGT
Coding sequences within:
- a CDS encoding DUF2089 domain-containing protein, producing MDIAKAVCPGCGQAMRIRQLHCEPCGLNLDGDFEVSALARLSLEEQVFLTAFLRQHGNIRRMERLFGISYPTVKNRLNALAAKLDRQFKVPTPELQVLEQLERGEIDVKQALARLEPVEDD